From a region of the Procambarus clarkii isolate CNS0578487 chromosome 18, FALCON_Pclarkii_2.0, whole genome shotgun sequence genome:
- the LOC138366025 gene encoding uncharacterized protein — translation MSPTPCHPHHVTHTMSPTPCHPRHITHTMSPTPCHPHHVTHTMSPTPCHPHHVTHAMSPTPCRPHHVTHTMSPTPCHPRHVTHTMSPTPCHPHHVTHTMSPTPCHPHHVTHTMSPTPCHPHHVTHAYTPTPCHPHHVTHAYTPTPCHPHHVTHTMSPTPCHPHHVTHAMSPTPCHPHHVTHTLSPTPCHPHHVTHTMSPTPCHLHHVTYTMSSTPCHPHHVTHTMSPTPCHPHHVTHTMSPTPCHLHHVIHTMSPTPCHPHHVTHTMSPTPCHSHHVTHTMSPTPTHPHHVTHAMSPTPCHPHHVTYTISLTPCHPHHVTHAYTPTPCHPRLHTHTMSPTPTHPRLHTHTYTPTPTHPHLHTHTHSPRLGSGCRVGCGGVGVE, via the coding sequence ATGTCACCTACACCATGTCACCCACACCATGTCACCCACACCATGTCACCTACACCATGTCACCCACGCCATATCACCCACACCATGTCACCCACACCATGTCACCCACACCATGTCACCCACACCATGTCGCCCACACCATGTCACCCACACCATGTCACCCACGCCATGTCACCCACACCATGTCGCCCACACCATGTCACCCACACCATGTCGCCCACGCCATGTCACCCACGCCATGTCACCCACACCATGTCGCCCACACCATGTCACCCACACCATGTCACCCACACCATGTCGCCCACACCATGTCACCCACACCATGTCACCCACACCATGTCACCCACGCCATGTCACCCACACCATGTCACCCACGCCTACACACCCACACCATGTCACCCACACCATGTCACCCACGCCTACACACCCACACCATGTCACCCACACCATGTCACCCACACCATGTCACCCACACCATGTCATCCACACCATGTCACCCACGCCATGTCACCCACACCATGTCACCCACACCATGTCACCCACACCCTGTCACCCACACCATGTCACCCACACCATGTCACCCACACCATGTCACCCACACCATGTCACCTACACCATGTCACCTACACCATGTCATCCACACCATGTCACCCACACCATGTCACCCACACCATGTCACCCACACCATGTCACCCACACCATGTCACCCACACCATGTCACCCACACCATGTCACCTACACCATGTCATCCACACCATGTCACCCACGCCATGTCACCCACACCATGTCACCCACACCATGTCACCTACACCATGTCACTCACACCATGTCACCCACACCATGTCACCCACGCCTACACACCCACACCATGTCACCCACGCCATGTCACCCACACCATGTCACCCACACCATGTCACCTACACCATATCACTCACACCATGTCACCCACACCATGTCACCCACGCCTACACACCCACACCATGTCACCCACGCCTACACACCCACACCATGTCACCCACGCCTACACACCCACGCCTACACACCCATAcctacacacccacacctacacacccacacctacacacccacacccactccccacGCCTGGGGAGTGGGTGTAGGGTAGGGTGtggaggagtgggtgtagagtag